The Methanofastidiosum sp. genomic sequence ATTCAAATTCAAAGTATCACCTAAGATTAAGATTGGAATTGTTATCAGTAGTATCAAGGCCAAAACGAGGATAAGTGTCTTTATTTTTCCCATATGATCTTCCTCTTGAAAAGAAGATATTGTTTGATTATAAAGCGATTCTGCACCAGAATTATAATACAATCTTATAGAACAAAGGTATTATATGAAAATAGTAAAATAAAAAATAAAGATTTATTTTCTGTCAGGAGGGGCAAAGTTCCCATCTTTTGGGAAATCAGGCCTTACTCCTGGAGTAAAGTTTCCGTCTTGGGGCGGCATTTGCCTATCGCCAGGGGAGAAATTACCCTGATTCTTTGGAACTTCTTGAGGGGTCTCAAATTGAGTATTCTCAGTTGTAGTTTGAGCAGAAGCTGTGCTCTGTTGTTCGGCACAACCCGCAAGAAATACTGCCAGGATCCCCAAAATTGCCAATCCCAGTATTATCTTCTTTTTGTTTGTAATGGTATTTATGTCATCACCAGAGATAGCTTTAGTTCCCATTTAATAGGGATTTTGTAATTTAGTTTCGGGTAAATCTCTTGTAACAAAGTCATATAAAAAAATCTCCGGCAAGATGCTTTAAGGGGCATATAGAATTTCTTGCCGAAGTTTAAAAACGGAGGTTAAACGCAGCATCTCATATGATCTGGGGTTGTCTATTCATGAAATTGAATACCCTTCTTTTTAGACTCACATACTGCCTAAATATTTCGTTTCTAATATGAGGATCGTAATTATTTGTTTTGATACTATCAGTTATTTCAAAGTAAATCGAATCAAGCTCATCTTTGAAACTTGAGACTTCAAGACCTTCAGATTCTAGTATGCCCAAGGAATTTCGGAGAATATTAATCTTATAGATTATATCCCCAAAGTAGTTATATTTTACATGCATTCTATCACCGTCCCGGCCAATGTATTTTTTACCATCATTTACTAATATAGGGATTTTGTAACATTGTCATGGGAGAAATGCCAAATTTGTAGGAACAAAGGTATATAATATATATAAACAAATGTTAATGACTGTTGTTATAGTTATATTTTACAGCCTTTCTAGGTAATCCCATGAATACTGAGTATAGAACAAGTAACGTCATAATCCTGAACATATTGGAATGTGTCTTGAAGAAAAGTTCATGTAACAATGACGTTCTAAAGTCCCACATACTTCAGTACGCAAACATGAAGACAACAATGGCCGAGAGATACCTTAAGGTCTTGGAAGATGCTGGGTATCTAACAAAAGAGGAAAAAGATTGGGGAAAAAGAAAGGTAATCTGTTATAGGGCAACTGAGAAAGGCATTGAAAGGTACAAGTGGTTTTGTAAAATTAATGAAGAGCTTGGAGGAGTATGAATGGAAGAAAGTTTTACTAATCTTCTCTACGGACTTATCGACTATATGGAAAAAGAGAAGAAAAAATTATATTTAGCGGTAGTATTCACTTTGATAATAGTCCAGATTGGACTTTTAATAAACATTGGGACATATCTATCAATGAGGTACCATATTGAGTTCCTAATGCGCATAATGAGAGTATTTGATTTTGGTCCCAGAGGCTCTCCTCCATTCTTTGTAATCTTAAACTTTATCTCCTCGCTAGTTATCATCTACGGTGGAGTAAAGATCCTCTTGTTCCTAAGGCAATGGGAACACAAACTGAAGAATATAAGGGAATTTGAAAAAGAGACATTTGAAGATGTCATGAAAGGACAGATAATAGAAGAGGAAAAAATCTAAGACTTGTGAATTTCATTTTTTATTATATCCTCAATCTGAATTTTTATAGAGTCTATAATCTTCTTTCTTAAGAAAAGGCAGTCTGTGGAGATCTCTTTTCTAATCTTAGAAAGTATTTCCTCATTGCATTCCTTTTTGTAATCCTCAATTCTTTCTGAGATCCGAGTAAGCTCTCTCTTCAAAGCTGAAACGTCAACTCCCTGCTCTTCAAGCTTCTTTATTGATAATCTAAATTGAGAGAGTGTGTCCAATATCTCATTTAATCCTGAATTATTTATTTCCATATCTATTCGTACCTTAAAACACTTAGTGGCCTAATTTTAACTATATTATAAGCTGGTATAATAGATGCAAATACTGATATCAATACAGACAAACCTATTAATTCTACCATAAATATAAGGCTTATGATTGATTTATCGAGCCCTAAAAACATGGACATTAGTTGTGATGCGAGATAGAGCACCAAGAGGGAAGTAAATCCTCCTGTAAGGCCTGCCGAGATATTTTCTATGGCGATATTCTTTAATACACTCCTATTCCTTGCACCAATTGCCTTCATGATGGCAAATTCTCTTTTCCTGTCGAGTGTTGATATGTACATCATATTTGCAATCACGATAACTGCTACGAATAGAGAAAACGATGCAATAATAGATATTGGTATAAGGACCTGGTCAATTATTCTTGTAACCATTTCCTGTATTCTTGATACCTCAAATATCCTGTAGTCGGGAAACATCAAACTAAGTTTTTTCATGGCAATTTCTTCGTACCCTTCTTCTGCATCAATAGCCAGTGTATAAGTATATATTCCAGAGAAACTATCTTTCAGAGAACTATAAGGGATTATTATATTTGCCTCAAGATTAAAGGGCCCTTCTCTAATTTCTCTTACTTCAAATGTCTTGGTCTGCTCATTTAATTCCAATGATATTGTGTCCCCAACTTTAAGCCCGGTTAAGTTAGATAGGGCTTTAGAGATAATGACTGAGTTATCCTCGTAGATTGGAAAATATTCATTTTCAAGTCCGTTTCCAACAATATTTACCGTAACAGATGACGTTGCTACTTCACTGCCGTTTAATTCAATGATGTTAAAATCCTTGTTATTGGATGTTTTCCTGATTCTTTCAACTGTTTCATATGAAGTCATGAGCCCAAGGTTTGTTGATCCCCCTCCCCCTGGTCCAAAAGTTGATGTCTGTGTGTACAATCCGACGACCGTCATCTCAATGGGATAATCTTGATATTTAAAAAGGATCTTATCTCCAACTTTTATTCCAAAGTAGTTTGCCCCCCTAGAGGTAATTATAATATTGTTCCTTCCTATATCTTCTTCACTAAGTAGCCTTCCAGAAACAATCTGCTGATTAACAATATCTTTTCCAATATTCTGCCCAGAAATGGAGACACCAGCCATGTACCTATCTTCCACAAACTCCCGATCTTCATCTGACATGCGATAAAGATAATTACTAATCGGTCGCCCGTTAATACTTTCTATGTAGCAGTCGGAAATACTAATGGAGTATCTATAAATATTAGATATGCCCTCGGTGAGCAAGATTCTCTCTTCTACCTGTTTTATAGTAGATTCAGGTATTGACATGATTTGCATATCATAGTTTAAGTTGTTTGAAAGGCTCTCACTGACAGAAGATTTTACACTCTCCCCTGCAATTAGGACCGCACCTACCGTTCCAAGGCCAATTGAAATTGCTAGTAGGGCTGTTGCTATTGTCCAGCAGTTTCTCTCAAGATTTTTAAGGGCCATTTTTATAGAAAGAAATCCAAAAGTAGGGATATGTGATATTGCCTTGACAAGATATCTACAAAATATCGTGAATCCTAGCATTATTATAATCATAACATAGATTATGAGAACTAAAGACCATGAGTTGAGATTGATATTAATGATGGCTCCAAAGATTAGGAGAGCTAAAATGGTAATAATAAAAAATCCAATATCTTTGTAAAATGGATCATCACCTTCCATATCCTTCAATACTATTATAGGTCTAATCCGGCTACCTATATATGCAGGCAAAAGCTGGAAAACCATTGTAGAAAAGAGGCCCAATAAAAATCCATATAACAGCGTATCAGTATTAATTGTCCATATAAGGGATGTTCTAAAAATACTGCTGGCTACAACTGCAAGTTGTTTTGAAAGTAAGATTCCAAGAACTACACCTGCAGAACTTCCTATCAATCCGAGAAGAAGTGCTTCAACTATGAAAAAGAAGATCACATTGATATTCTTTATTCCAATAGCTTTCATTATGCCTATTTCTTTCTTCCTCTCTTTCATGGAAATGTACATTGTAGTTATGATCCCTAGACCTCCAACTAGAAGCGCCACTATTCCAGATAACTTAAAAAAAGTGAATACAATTTCTAATGAACTAAGAGTGTTTTCGCTCTGTTCTATGTATGTCGTCGTCCTGATGTTATATTTCTCCCTCTCATTTAGCTCAGATTCAATAAGATTAACTGTATCTTCCATTAAATAATCATTTTGAGTCCTTATAACTATTTGACTTGGTGGATTTTCATTAACATCATAATTGAACAATTCCTTAAAAGAGGCCATTTCCATGTAGGCATAGTCACTAATGTCTCCGGTGCCTGTAGAAACTACCCCTGCTATGTTTAGTTCAACTAATTGATCATCAATAATTACTAGTATAGTACTGCCACTTTCAAGACCTAGATTATCTGAAAGTGTATCTGTTATTAAAATGTCATTAGTATCCTGAAATAGTAGGCTATAGTCCCCTACATTAGGCTCAATAGTAATTATCTCACCATAAAGGGGATACACACCCGGATCAATAGCTACAAATCTTATCATTGTTGGCTCATCTGAATCTGTAACAGCCATACCATTAAGAGTATAGGTATATTCTTCTATAGTTCCAGCGTCTTTTAATCCAGAGAGAAAATCTTCAATTAGATCAAAATCTATAGTCGTTGTTGTTGTGCCCATTCCAGGCCCTTGAAACCCTCCTCCTCGCAAATTAAGCCTTAGATCTCCACCAAGATCACTCTTGACCGTCCCCGATATGGTATACTCTGCTGAATAGCTTACAATGCCTATGGCTATAATCGCTGCAACACTTAGGGAAATAGCCAATAGAGAGAAGAGTGTCTTTTGCTTTCTTCTTAGAAGCGAACTAGAGGCATATTTAAAATAAATGCCAATTCTAGAGATGAGGCCCATGGTTGGATACCTCTCTTATTTTCCCATCCCTGATGTAGATTATCCTGTCAGCTATTTTAGCAACTTCATCTGAGTGAGTCACAAGAAAAATAGTTGTTCCAAATTCTTCTCTCAATTTTTCGAATAGGTGCAATACCTTTACTTCAGTCTTAGAATCAAGATTTCCTGTAGGTTCGTCACCAAAGAGTATTTTTGGATTATTGATTAAGGCCCTTGCTATGGCAACTCTTTGCTGTTCACCGCCGCTCATCTCTGTAGGTTTGTTGTTTCTCCTATGGCCCAGACCAACAATTTCAATTAGCTCATTCGGATCTTTCTTTTTTCCATTTGTAAAATAAGAAGGCAGCGCTATATTTTCTAAAGCAGTCAATGTCGATACAAGATTGTATGCCTGAAAAACAAATCCAATTTTTGTCCCTCTAATCTCGGCAAGTTTACTTTCAGGGAGTCTTGTGATATCAATGCCATCGATTAATATGCTTCCTGATGTAGGTAAATCAAGTCCCCCAAGTATTCCAAGGAGCGTACTCTTTCCAGAGCCTGATGGCCCCATAAGCGCAACTATCTCGCCAGAGCCCACTGTGAGATCTATGCCCCTAAGTATGGGCACTTCTGTACTCCCTAAGTTATAGGATTTGTAAATACCTCTCGCCTCGATTACGTTTTTCATGTAATCCACCTTCAATTTCAGTGCTCTTCTGGAGTTGGAGGTACAACTTCTTTCTTGGATTTCTTTTTCTTTCTATAGATCAAGCCGCCTGCTATTGCAGCTACTAGAACAATTATGGCTGAAACTATTGGAATTATAGGTATAGTTGGAGAGGATTGTGTTCTAGCAAATGGAACACCGCCCTGTTGTCTTGATCCAGAAGATGTCTGTGGTGAACTGGATGAAGAGGTACTTCCAGCCCCTGGAGGTCCTGAACCGATGGATAGGGTAAATTCCCTTTCAGATTTGAACTCGCCCTGACTATCAATATAAGTTACTATTAATTTGCAAGGAACCGTTCCCATAGTTTGTGCTGTGTTAAGGTAAAATACCCCATTTGCATAATCATTTTTCTCTATTTTTCCAAGAAATGCTTGAGGATTTCCAGTGAACTTGGAATCCAATTGAAGCTTAACGTTATCAGCGTCGGCCGTCCCAATATTTTCAATCTTTAGAGTCAAAACAAAATCTGAGCCTGGAGAGAGGGTAGAAGGATTTGTGGAGATCCTGCCAATTTCTAGCTTTGGTTTACCAACTATTAGAAGGCCTATCTCTTCATTCTGCGTATATTTATTTCCCAATGCATCTTCAAATTCTAAGGTCAGGCTCATCTTTTGATTTCTTGGGGCCAAGTTTTTATCTATGGCAATATTGAAAACTGGCCTTGCATAAGAGCCTGCACGGATATTGGTAAAAGTTTCACTTAGTGAAGAGCTAACAGGGATGATATTGTCATTATTGGTATTAAGTGTCACCTTGGCATTCTTGATATCATTCCCGCCAGAATTCTTCAAATTAATAGCAAGATCAAATATGTCCCCAGGGTTAACAGTGGCGTTGCTCACACCGTCAATTGTGACAGAATCAACTTTTAGAACAGTCTGCCCCACCACTTTTATTTCAACTTCATCCATGAAAGTGCCTACATTAGTAACTATCCTTACCGGTACTGTGTATGTCCCGTATTTTGCACCGCCGTCAACGTTGACTGTGAAATAAGCGGTAACAAGGGTGTCTGTTAAATTTCCTATATGAAACTCGTTTGAGTTCTCACTTGATTTTGAGAAAGGATATGAAAGGTCTAGATACGCCTTGACATTGGAAAAGTCAGTTGAAATTTTATTATTAATTCTTATAGTAATTTGATTGTTTTCTGTTCCTGCATAAAGTGTCGATCCACCAGAGATTTCTGCTTCTATATCTTTTTCTTCTTCAGAAAAAACTTGGGCCATACTGGCCGTTGAGATTAGGACTAATGTGATAAATAAAATCGGAATAATTTTCATGTAATACCTCCGTTATGTACCTTATATCGTAAAACGTTAAATTACATATAAAGACATTATGCACCAGAAAAACGATACAAAGTCATATAACTTTGGTATATTAGTCCTTTAAAGCTTTTTTATATAGTAATATAGGATTTAAAATCCGTTACAAATATATAAGGCCGCCTTGATTATTCTCTATATTTATGAGAAGGATAAGGTCATGAACAACAATTACAGGAACAGCAATCAGATAATACTGAAAATATTGGAGTGTATACTCAAAAAGAAGTCTACACAAGGAAAGGTCCTAAAGACCCACATAATGCAGTATGCAAATCTAAAGACAACTATGGCCGAGAAATATCTAAACTCATTGGAGAACGCAGATTATATCAAAAGAATAGAGGATACTTGGGGAAAAAGAACCGTGATCTATTATGATATCACTGAAAAAGGAATCGAGAGGTATAGGTGGTTTTCAAAAATTGATGGAGAGCTGGAGGGAGTCTAGTGGAGGATAGTTCAATTAGCGTTTTGTATGACCTCATTAGTTACATGGAGCGAGAAAGAAAGAGACTACGTCTTGCCACAATAATAGTCCTGCTATTGGTCCCGATAGGCCTAACATGGAACGCCATCTCACTTTTTTCAATTCTGACTGAGGATCAACTTATTATGAAATATGCTGTGGATTTGACAACAACACTTGGTATTGGAAGGCACAGTATATTCCTGATAATTTTGATTTCAAACATTGCAACCTCAATAGGCCTTGTATACCTTGGAGCGAGGAATCTATCATTCTTAAACTCCTGGGGAAAGAAGCTTGATAAGATAGAGGGCATTGAAAAAAAGATATATGATGAAGTAATAAAAGATGAAAAGATTTCTGGAGAAGAATAGATATTATAGATAGTGCCTTGAAAAGGTTATGAAGTCATCTATTGTTCTATTAAGTGAATCTGAATCTTTTCCGCCAACAATCACAATTCTCTTCCCATAAAGGCCGAACTCGATGAACTCCCATTCCCCATGAGAGGTGCTCCACTTTATCTTTGTAAATCCGGTATTATAAAGTTCATCAATTAAAATATTGTCAATTTCATTTCCAATCAAAATAAAATTCTTCTTTATTTTATCCAATTGTGTGACTTCCCTATCAAGCTTGACTATGGCAGAAGGATCAATCTTTATTGTTTTATCATACGTAATCGTTCTAATAACAACATCCTGGGATACTTCTAGGCTCACTCCGTCTTTATCTATATTTTCATATTTTGGATCTGTTATTTTAATGTCAAAG encodes the following:
- a CDS encoding FtsX-like permease family protein, whose product is MGLISRIGIYFKYASSSLLRRKQKTLFSLLAISLSVAAIIAIGIVSYSAEYTISGTVKSDLGGDLRLNLRGGGFQGPGMGTTTTTIDFDLIEDFLSGLKDAGTIEEYTYTLNGMAVTDSDEPTMIRFVAIDPGVYPLYGEIITIEPNVGDYSLLFQDTNDILITDTLSDNLGLESGSTILVIIDDQLVELNIAGVVSTGTGDISDYAYMEMASFKELFNYDVNENPPSQIVIRTQNDYLMEDTVNLIESELNEREKYNIRTTTYIEQSENTLSSLEIVFTFFKLSGIVALLVGGLGIITTMYISMKERKKEIGIMKAIGIKNINVIFFFIVEALLLGLIGSSAGVVLGILLSKQLAVVASSIFRTSLIWTINTDTLLYGFLLGLFSTMVFQLLPAYIGSRIRPIIVLKDMEGDDPFYKDIGFFIITILALLIFGAIININLNSWSLVLIIYVMIIIMLGFTIFCRYLVKAISHIPTFGFLSIKMALKNLERNCWTIATALLAISIGLGTVGAVLIAGESVKSSVSESLSNNLNYDMQIMSIPESTIKQVEERILLTEGISNIYRYSISISDCYIESINGRPISNYLYRMSDEDREFVEDRYMAGVSISGQNIGKDIVNQQIVSGRLLSEEDIGRNNIIITSRGANYFGIKVGDKILFKYQDYPIEMTVVGLYTQTSTFGPGGGGSTNLGLMTSYETVERIRKTSNNKDFNIIELNGSEVATSSVTVNIVGNGLENEYFPIYEDNSVIISKALSNLTGLKVGDTISLELNEQTKTFEVREIREGPFNLEANIIIPYSSLKDSFSGIYTYTLAIDAEEGYEEIAMKKLSLMFPDYRIFEVSRIQEMVTRIIDQVLIPISIIASFSLFVAVIVIANMMYISTLDRKREFAIMKAIGARNRSVLKNIAIENISAGLTGGFTSLLVLYLASQLMSMFLGLDKSIISLIFMVELIGLSVLISVFASIIPAYNIVKIRPLSVLRYE
- a CDS encoding ABC transporter ATP-binding protein; the protein is MKNVIEARGIYKSYNLGSTEVPILRGIDLTVGSGEIVALMGPSGSGKSTLLGILGGLDLPTSGSILIDGIDITRLPESKLAEIRGTKIGFVFQAYNLVSTLTALENIALPSYFTNGKKKDPNELIEIVGLGHRRNNKPTEMSGGEQQRVAIARALINNPKILFGDEPTGNLDSKTEVKVLHLFEKLREEFGTTIFLVTHSDEVAKIADRIIYIRDGKIREVSNHGPHL